One Tolypothrix bouteillei VB521301 DNA window includes the following coding sequences:
- a CDS encoding lysozyme inhibitor LprI family protein has translation MLKQMVAVLLFSGVAQATPVNRVDYQQMYGKCLKAAGVTNNSSVDRCSRQTFTATEQEMNRLYSKIYNQIASRQAEDAKKFELSQKFWLSYRDSHCKLAGAYVGSPMYSYCPMQLNISRVAELRELAGE, from the coding sequence ATGCTGAAGCAGATGGTTGCTGTTTTACTTTTTTCGGGTGTGGCGCAGGCTACTCCTGTAAATAGAGTTGACTATCAACAGATGTATGGCAAATGCTTGAAGGCGGCTGGTGTTACAAATAATAGTTCAGTGGATCGGTGTTCGCGCCAAACGTTTACGGCTACAGAGCAGGAAATGAATCGCCTCTACAGTAAAATTTACAATCAAATTGCATCTCGACAGGCGGAAGATGCGAAAAAGTTTGAACTTTCTCAAAAGTTTTGGTTGAGCTATCGAGATAGTCATTGCAAGCTGGCTGGAGCTTATGTTGGTTCGCCGATGTATTCATACTGTCCAATGCAGTTAAATATTTCACGGGTTGCTGAATTAAGAGAGCTTGCTGGAGAGTGA
- a CDS encoding LamG domain-containing protein: MTLQNIVTTLENQIQNNQIVLTSSTLELIPLNKFLNILNLEQFALRDVEINISANSASLTGKTSLLGVENAGLAILFTETDSEVTSKLNAMLPIAHIPGATWLSLENVQLELNLSAATNQLTGTIAGVLSGGNIDAVDVILTIDAATETTWQTEISRFSLSAIAQTFLGGVSRPAELPDFELTMIGISITPATGMFALRGATTTQLDLATGSDELGVQVTLTANRTVMLGMSQIDASLSISGEGLLAIANELVLKNFNLNFTLEGGDWSLSGEVSAELFEQMLTLSAAYNQNDNTKKFMLMTTTSAELVNLAGVGTFNITGLAIALERQLIEGQTTATSTWQVSADGVMRVDSVFDFQGNLTLAREEETTRLVFIPNQATLSIPLPPDRRSSMNLEFGGISIVRRSPDPSTPNRTAWMFVASVNLAFSGWHPSVQQVLPNRIDATFTADNDSVRLSAERVVAPFDFAIPDIQIDNNTRIPLGNARIDVSDLAILFGNEIELSARIGVGLPENLNNLFGREADGTPRVRFFNTFDPRHPEDTVVRVELTINAVSGIRLTPRTSIITAVRLQEENDETFWYLDLDSFGEVKFRVPVFSYDSTTSSFLASGGFEVVRDLSLPLTPAKLLLNATGLNAVADTLPDGVPLQPIQILDDRGNFRVDELASILNRVSSAELPDEVMQALGVIGDRLDRLPDSFRQYLNIQIPDNFFFNIAVTPTGEVKLEARVNEGDRPIRFLFSDPTFPVPNPIPSIIGIELRSLSFGTLSGGSLFLLEVDANVDSFDLLTLAGALLLPENDSIPLPNSRELHRRLILHKLFMLIVYQTGIPIPIPMFYDEIGIEYLGLEGVNFETHTQFPMPSVNLAEVGQILSNFQQFFTDRDFLLNPDDAPTDVNLRFTLPLSGNFLQLPKYLGSQRLGSTASGIEIDAYRNLANLLNGLKTLSVNQLIQAMPLEYRVNSVGLNFGPAAINAGWLITTPNEFRQIAAQSAPRQTVYNQLGFASEQQANAALAVIPTLGGSRNDEGLMVLMRGTWNVTNVAMLDAVFGLAASGSQGFATGFRIAGAISNIIDLEMAGSVVINTLRASLMPTAPTSSQTPSPVYALVFNGQNNYITLNNPASLNFTGQITIEAWVRPEVTDSLRNIVAHGFTRSPNGEVFLRISNGSYQIGSWDGQEYLTSVAIPAEDIGNWVHLAGLYDGTSWRLYRNGVEASVNQAARGAIAVSENWAIGARGTGTERFFQGQIQDVRIWNRALSSPEIRVNMSRRLRGDEIGLVGYWQLNEGQGTVANDLTGNRNTGTIQGAQWQRLPASILIPVNLPDNASSTGFHLTGRSSLSILNRQIFNGDLQIVNDQFSYRGELSLFPQGFPIQVNGHLEGLLSNSNFYLAGNVNTSLAGFDLVNARAIVDNNRLFVQGNWLGVMTTLNVDARNQLLLQGNVNINLWGLQANLSVEIDGNRGAMVQGTIQSLSVLNGAFKLIGAGGRPNPSILFRVSPQQPLTAAISGAIRLLGIASETQIAVAQDRFSFQTEGRLFNAFQSVLEVQGQQLNNAANFRVAGRMQNDLFEYLNRETSFAIQTAVDTVTADLRRAEMDVQNAQNRVNQLDTQITAQRNIVRQERATADSRLNDARATVNRSRQNLDNIERDIQRLQNDLNRERNNQVCTRIPPVIGANVCVPRRPDEIVRLEGELRLRQAGLPLAETALRSSQETLRLAERGVATFPIDADPRIATLLAARASANATLIELRDTLRSITATVGVFSSVSDFIRRNGLNSLLNVRSANFDTSLNSAVGGIISLSLSLMYLNQSRNINLAFDFNNPLNSARALARLLLPA; encoded by the coding sequence ATGACACTCCAAAACATTGTAACTACGCTTGAGAATCAGATTCAAAATAATCAGATTGTGCTGACAAGCTCAACGCTAGAATTGATTCCTCTTAACAAGTTTCTGAATATTCTAAATTTAGAACAATTTGCCTTAAGAGATGTAGAAATTAATATCTCTGCAAATAGTGCTTCTCTGACTGGCAAAACATCTCTACTTGGTGTTGAGAATGCTGGGCTTGCCATCCTATTTACCGAAACTGACAGTGAAGTCACCTCTAAGCTGAATGCGATGCTCCCGATCGCTCACATTCCGGGAGCAACTTGGCTTTCACTGGAGAATGTGCAACTTGAATTGAACTTGAGTGCTGCAACAAATCAGCTTACAGGGACAATTGCTGGCGTATTGTCTGGCGGAAATATTGACGCCGTTGATGTCATTTTGACAATTGATGCAGCCACTGAGACGACTTGGCAAACGGAAATTTCTCGATTTAGTCTATCTGCGATCGCCCAGACATTCCTTGGTGGCGTTTCTCGTCCCGCTGAGTTACCAGACTTTGAGTTGACGATGATTGGCATTAGCATTACCCCAGCAACTGGGATGTTTGCTCTCCGAGGAGCAACCACCACTCAATTGGATTTGGCTACCGGAAGCGACGAACTGGGAGTTCAGGTGACGTTGACGGCAAATCGAACTGTCATGCTCGGTATGAGTCAAATTGACGCCTCCCTCAGCATTAGTGGTGAAGGGCTATTGGCGATCGCTAATGAACTAGTACTGAAAAACTTTAACTTAAATTTCACCTTAGAAGGTGGGGATTGGAGCTTATCTGGAGAAGTGTCAGCAGAGTTGTTTGAGCAGATGTTGACATTGTCTGCTGCATACAACCAGAACGACAATACTAAAAAATTCATGTTGATGACAACAACATCTGCCGAATTGGTAAATCTGGCAGGGGTAGGTACTTTCAACATTACAGGGCTGGCGATCGCTCTTGAGCGACAGTTAATTGAAGGGCAAACCACTGCAACTTCCACTTGGCAAGTCTCAGCAGATGGAGTCATGCGTGTAGACTCCGTTTTTGACTTCCAAGGAAATCTCACCCTTGCTCGTGAAGAAGAAACGACTCGTCTGGTGTTCATACCCAATCAAGCAACACTCTCCATTCCCTTACCACCGGATCGACGGTCGTCTATGAATCTAGAGTTTGGCGGCATTTCCATTGTCAGACGCAGCCCCGATCCAAGTACACCAAATCGCACAGCATGGATGTTTGTAGCTTCAGTGAACTTGGCGTTTAGTGGCTGGCATCCTTCAGTACAACAAGTTTTGCCAAACCGGATCGATGCGACATTCACAGCAGACAATGATTCTGTTCGCCTGAGTGCTGAACGCGTAGTTGCGCCTTTCGACTTTGCGATCCCTGATATCCAAATCGATAACAACACTCGCATTCCCCTCGGGAATGCCCGGATTGATGTCTCTGACTTAGCAATCTTGTTTGGTAATGAAATTGAACTGTCTGCTCGCATTGGGGTTGGTCTACCAGAAAATTTGAATAATCTGTTTGGCAGGGAGGCAGATGGCACACCTAGAGTTAGATTTTTTAATACTTTCGATCCAAGGCATCCAGAAGACACGGTTGTTCGGGTCGAACTGACAATTAACGCAGTTAGCGGTATCCGGCTAACACCCCGCACTTCCATTATTACAGCAGTGCGCCTGCAAGAGGAAAACGACGAAACCTTCTGGTATTTGGATCTGGATAGTTTTGGTGAAGTCAAGTTCCGGGTTCCTGTCTTCAGCTACGACAGTACAACTTCCAGTTTCCTAGCCAGTGGTGGCTTTGAAGTTGTCCGAGACCTCAGCTTGCCTCTAACCCCCGCCAAACTACTGCTCAATGCTACAGGATTAAATGCCGTTGCTGATACTCTGCCTGATGGAGTGCCTTTGCAACCCATTCAGATTTTAGATGACCGGGGTAATTTCAGGGTAGATGAACTGGCGTCCATTCTCAATCGCGTTAGCAGTGCGGAACTGCCGGATGAAGTCATGCAGGCGCTTGGGGTAATTGGCGATCGCCTAGATCGACTTCCTGACAGTTTCCGCCAATATCTCAACATCCAAATTCCCGACAACTTCTTTTTTAATATTGCCGTTACACCCACAGGTGAAGTGAAGTTGGAAGCGCGAGTCAACGAAGGCGATCGCCCAATCCGGTTCTTGTTCTCCGACCCCACTTTCCCAGTTCCCAACCCCATCCCCTCTATCATTGGGATTGAACTACGCAGTCTCTCTTTTGGTACGCTCTCCGGAGGTAGCCTGTTCTTGCTAGAAGTCGATGCCAATGTGGATTCGTTTGACTTGCTAACGCTAGCAGGTGCGCTGCTACTACCTGAGAACGACAGCATCCCGCTACCTAATAGCCGCGAGCTACACCGCCGCTTGATTTTGCACAAGCTGTTCATGCTGATTGTTTATCAGACTGGGATTCCCATCCCCATTCCCATGTTCTACGACGAAATTGGGATTGAGTACCTGGGATTGGAAGGGGTGAACTTTGAAACTCACACCCAGTTCCCCATGCCCAGCGTAAATTTGGCAGAGGTCGGGCAAATTCTCTCGAACTTCCAACAGTTCTTCACCGATCGCGATTTCTTGCTCAATCCCGACGATGCTCCCACAGATGTCAACCTAAGATTCACCTTACCTCTAAGCGGCAACTTCTTACAACTTCCAAAATACCTAGGCAGCCAACGGTTGGGTTCCACAGCTAGTGGCATTGAAATTGATGCTTACCGCAACCTTGCCAATTTGTTAAATGGTTTGAAAACCTTATCAGTCAACCAGTTGATTCAGGCGATGCCGCTGGAGTACCGCGTGAACAGCGTTGGTTTGAACTTTGGTCCCGCTGCTATTAATGCAGGCTGGTTAATTACAACCCCAAATGAATTCCGTCAAATTGCGGCTCAATCAGCACCTCGTCAAACGGTCTACAATCAGTTGGGCTTTGCCAGCGAGCAGCAGGCAAACGCCGCTTTGGCTGTTATCCCCACACTTGGAGGTAGTCGCAACGACGAGGGGTTAATGGTATTGATGCGGGGAACTTGGAATGTAACAAATGTTGCTATGCTGGATGCCGTATTTGGTTTAGCTGCATCTGGCTCACAAGGTTTTGCTACCGGATTCCGGATTGCAGGTGCTATTTCTAATATTATCGATTTGGAGATGGCTGGGAGTGTTGTCATTAATACTCTTAGAGCATCGTTAATGCCGACAGCACCCACGTCATCCCAAACTCCATCCCCCGTTTACGCTCTAGTATTTAATGGACAAAATAATTACATCACCCTCAACAACCCTGCTAGTTTGAATTTCACGGGTCAAATTACGATTGAAGCTTGGGTTAGACCTGAAGTTACGGACAGCTTGCGTAACATTGTCGCTCACGGGTTTACCCGCTCCCCCAACGGTGAGGTATTTTTGAGAATTAGTAACGGCAGCTATCAGATTGGCTCTTGGGATGGACAAGAATACTTGACATCAGTAGCAATTCCTGCTGAGGATATTGGCAATTGGGTACACCTAGCGGGGCTGTATGATGGCACAAGCTGGCGACTCTACCGCAATGGAGTAGAAGCCAGTGTGAATCAAGCAGCTAGAGGAGCGATCGCTGTCAGCGAAAACTGGGCAATTGGCGCTCGCGGTACTGGAACTGAACGTTTCTTCCAGGGACAAATTCAGGATGTCCGCATTTGGAACCGCGCCCTCTCAAGCCCAGAAATTCGGGTGAATATGTCTCGTCGTCTTAGAGGAGATGAGATTGGACTGGTGGGCTACTGGCAGCTGAACGAAGGACAGGGCACTGTTGCTAACGATCTGACCGGCAACAGGAATACTGGCACTATTCAAGGTGCCCAATGGCAAAGACTCCCAGCATCCATACTGATTCCAGTTAACTTACCAGACAATGCATCCTCCACAGGATTTCACTTAACGGGGCGCAGTTCCCTGTCAATTCTCAATCGCCAGATATTTAACGGCGATCTCCAAATCGTCAATGACCAATTTAGCTATCGGGGTGAGTTGAGCCTCTTCCCACAGGGATTTCCCATACAGGTAAACGGTCATCTAGAAGGACTGCTCAGCAACTCGAATTTTTACCTTGCAGGCAATGTGAACACTTCCCTTGCAGGCTTCGATTTGGTGAATGCAAGGGCGATCGTAGATAACAATCGGCTCTTTGTTCAAGGTAACTGGTTGGGAGTCATGACCACCCTTAACGTAGACGCTAGAAATCAGTTATTGTTGCAAGGAAATGTAAATATTAACTTGTGGGGACTGCAAGCAAATTTGTCGGTGGAGATTGACGGTAATCGTGGGGCAATGGTTCAGGGCACAATCCAAAGCTTAAGCGTCCTAAATGGTGCATTCAAACTCATTGGTGCTGGTGGGCGACCAAACCCCTCAATATTGTTCCGGGTCAGCCCGCAACAACCGCTGACAGCAGCTATTTCCGGTGCCATTCGGCTGTTAGGCATTGCAAGTGAAACTCAGATTGCTGTGGCGCAGGATCGGTTCTCTTTCCAAACCGAAGGTCGCCTCTTCAATGCTTTCCAGTCTGTCTTAGAAGTTCAGGGACAACAGCTCAACAATGCCGCCAACTTCCGAGTTGCAGGTAGAATGCAAAATGACTTGTTCGAGTACCTCAACCGAGAAACTTCTTTTGCCATTCAAACCGCAGTGGATACGGTAACGGCGGATCTCAGACGAGCGGAAATGGATGTTCAGAATGCTCAAAATCGAGTTAATCAACTCGACACGCAAATTACTGCTCAACGTAATATAGTGAGACAGGAACGGGCAACAGCAGACTCCCGTCTCAACGATGCACGCGCCACTGTCAACAGATCCCGACAAAATCTGGATAATATCGAGAGAGACATCCAGCGGTTGCAAAACGATCTTAACCGCGAACGGAACAATCAAGTTTGTACCCGAATTCCGCCTGTGATTGGAGCCAATGTTTGTGTTCCACGCCGACCGGATGAAATCGTCCGTCTCGAAGGGGAACTCCGGCTCCGTCAGGCAGGGCTACCTCTGGCAGAAACAGCTTTGCGGAGCAGCCAGGAAACGTTGAGATTAGCCGAACGGGGAGTTGCCACATTCCCCATTGATGCAGACCCACGTATAGCAACTCTGCTTGCAGCACGGGCATCTGCCAATGCCACTTTGATAGAGTTGCGAGACACCCTGCGATCCATCACAGCCACTGTGGGTGTATTTAGCTCCGTAAGTGACTTCATCCGACGCAACGGATTGAATAGTCTGCTAAATGTACGTTCTGCTAATTTCGATACCAGTCTCAACTCGGCTGTAGGTGGAATTATCTCCCTTAGCCTTAGCCTGATGTATTTGAATCAAAGTCGCAACATTAATCTAGCGTTCGACTTTAATAACCCGCTCAACAGTGCTAGAGCATTAGCTCGATTGCTGTTGCCCGCTTAA
- a CDS encoding DUF2278 family protein, whose product MSLKRYGVLKCKAVDSKMEREDDQSPHFQVLAKDGKNEYRLAINVKSVQAPVDLLYFVNDNFEHPITNQLLNLEFGFTEIKESERTAGGIALDYIRANLFSPNQLKALPADAPGQDDDLHDIIDLFIQRSLNNPNAALYVFGEPFGPEDKPDKIFGFRPGRGIHNIHMNQGSSGRFSQDNGVFQDGGLLIHFQDRNQWLAAFFAFQSQSFHTDDRTGNPIDARVGTEPTLPAEPVTRAEVRIVAALVNPLGADSGKETVTLLNTSSSRVNLNGWSITDRLKRKLPLDGVLEPGNTTIVKLLGTDIQLGNEGGIITLLNPQGIKVDGVSYTKKDAQEQGRTIIF is encoded by the coding sequence ATGTCGCTAAAACGCTACGGAGTTCTTAAATGTAAAGCTGTAGACAGCAAGATGGAAAGAGAAGACGACCAAAGCCCTCACTTTCAGGTTCTTGCTAAAGATGGTAAAAATGAATACCGTCTTGCCATTAATGTGAAATCAGTACAGGCTCCTGTGGATTTGCTTTATTTTGTCAATGATAATTTTGAGCATCCAATTACCAACCAACTGCTTAACTTAGAATTCGGCTTTACCGAAATTAAGGAATCGGAACGGACAGCAGGAGGTATTGCATTGGATTATATTCGCGCTAACCTCTTCTCTCCCAATCAGCTAAAAGCTCTACCGGCTGATGCTCCAGGACAAGATGATGATTTACATGACATTATTGACTTATTTATTCAGCGATCGCTGAACAATCCAAATGCCGCTCTGTACGTTTTTGGAGAACCTTTTGGACCTGAAGACAAGCCCGACAAAATTTTTGGTTTCCGACCGGGTAGAGGTATTCATAACATTCATATGAATCAGGGTAGCAGCGGACGGTTTAGCCAAGATAACGGTGTTTTTCAAGATGGAGGTTTACTCATTCACTTTCAAGATCGGAACCAGTGGTTAGCAGCTTTCTTTGCATTTCAGTCCCAGTCGTTCCATACAGACGATCGCACTGGCAATCCAATAGACGCTAGAGTAGGGACAGAACCTACCTTGCCTGCAGAACCAGTCACCAGAGCAGAAGTTCGCATTGTTGCTGCGTTGGTAAACCCGCTTGGTGCTGACTCTGGCAAAGAAACTGTAACGTTACTGAATACGAGTTCCAGCAGAGTCAACTTGAATGGTTGGTCAATTACCGACCGATTAAAACGAAAGTTACCACTAGATGGTGTTCTTGAGCCTGGAAACACCACTATAGTCAAACTTTTAGGTACGGATATTCAGTTGGGCAATGAAGGTGGCATTATCACGCTTTTGAATCCACAAGGAATTAAGGTTGATGGTGTTTCTTATACAAAGAAAGATGCTCAAGAACAAGGTCGGACAATTATTTTTTGA
- a CDS encoding DUF4114 domain-containing protein — protein sequence MNTTYLNVTVDWNAVEGQTKDEHFGINVYRAVADAGNSKYRSNMNYMSPGIIRFHNVDYMKDSSKDHGLIDTKNKTWDVQKVVNTIQASIDMFGADQPKRMFNIPSWPSWMDANNDGYLDSDRFDEYAKLCADLVKIVNKDNNLGVQYWEITNEKDIEYFSIFHTKSGWGKLIDPNQPDRLDELITIYNKVAEAMKAVDPSIKVGGPSIARPDLTPFYEPFVKGTIDNLDFFTYHYYPTGSASTPDQEVFNATNSIGKYTKSIVDTLKKLSPDREIPAILGEYNISWTWETHDPRMANNKGAIFDALSIIKAIENGASASLSWNEKDGSYGKTSYNDTLRPGGELLHLFNQYLVGNRIATTSNNSNIETFAIDRPGSHKAYVLINSSNSSQEVAVTFNNWNSTSSNVSKHIISDSGYSQELTAWDTVNNNTIVLPANSVILFEDDSIDVDLPPTSNSGPTLPNDTQGNTDNTNGGLPPTSNPDPTPPNDTQGNTDNTNGGLPPTSNPDPTPPNDTQGNTDNTNGGLPPTSNPDPTPPNDTQGNTDNTNGGLPPTSNPDPTPPNDTQGNTDNTNGGLPPTSNPDPTPPNDTQGNTDNTNGGLPPTSNPGPTLPNDTQGNTDNTNGGLPPTSNPDPTLPSDSQGNTDNTNGGLPPTSNPDPTLPSDSQGNTDNTNGGLPPTSEPDPTLPSDSQGNTDNTNGGLPPTSEPDPTLPSDSQGNTDNTNGGLPPTSNPDPTLPSDTQGNTDNTNGGLPPTSNPDPTLPSDTQGNTDNTNGGLPPTSNPDPTIPNNSPGNGDTLNHVSPDISPQINSGSPISSPENISTGGSYTSTTFQQSSSGNLSDYNQPTRFDNIEFSSNTKDSSTNIASVLLNGGKNITQSIKSALDTPRNTSGSHVTDKTTIVDPEIINVLNPSKDSQAPLLDLRQIDLNKDGQIDNKVFVNFYDVKSHAAYNNSVGFYKIANIDGAVFDSLTGKLIPPGEKGYVQVALQQRVEVELNRNTGQLISQLEGGALYAPYLIANGTAQEYLNSISSNKTSNSSLQAFFSYGTGNPDKIEHVKSLGKNQLAFEDTLGGGDKDFNDLMFKVKVQSSQ from the coding sequence ATGAATACTACTTATTTAAATGTAACGGTTGATTGGAATGCTGTTGAAGGACAGACCAAAGATGAACATTTTGGAATAAATGTTTATAGGGCTGTTGCAGATGCAGGTAACTCAAAATATCGCAGCAACATGAACTATATGAGTCCGGGAATAATCCGCTTTCATAATGTGGATTATATGAAAGACTCTAGCAAGGATCATGGCTTAATCGATACTAAAAATAAAACGTGGGACGTTCAAAAAGTTGTCAATACTATTCAAGCTTCCATTGATATGTTTGGTGCAGATCAGCCCAAACGCATGTTCAATATTCCTTCATGGCCAAGTTGGATGGACGCCAACAATGATGGTTATTTAGATAGCGATCGCTTTGACGAATACGCAAAATTATGCGCGGATTTAGTCAAAATTGTTAATAAGGATAATAACTTAGGCGTTCAATATTGGGAAATTACTAACGAGAAAGATATTGAATACTTTAGTATTTTTCACACTAAAAGTGGTTGGGGTAAGCTGATTGACCCAAATCAACCAGATCGTTTGGACGAATTAATAACTATTTATAACAAAGTTGCTGAAGCAATGAAGGCGGTCGATCCGAGCATTAAAGTCGGTGGACCAAGTATTGCTCGTCCTGACTTAACTCCTTTCTATGAACCCTTCGTCAAAGGAACAATAGACAATCTAGACTTTTTTACCTATCACTATTACCCTACAGGTAGTGCTTCGACTCCAGACCAAGAAGTCTTTAATGCTACTAATTCTATTGGGAAATACACAAAAAGTATTGTTGATACGCTCAAAAAGCTCAGCCCCGATCGAGAGATTCCTGCTATATTAGGTGAGTATAACATTAGCTGGACTTGGGAAACTCACGATCCACGTATGGCTAACAACAAAGGAGCCATTTTTGATGCATTATCAATAATAAAAGCTATAGAAAACGGTGCTTCAGCATCGCTCTCTTGGAATGAAAAAGACGGTAGCTACGGGAAAACAAGTTATAATGATACGTTACGTCCTGGTGGCGAACTTCTACATTTGTTTAATCAATATTTAGTTGGTAATCGTATTGCTACAACCAGCAATAACAGTAATATTGAAACTTTTGCAATAGATCGTCCTGGTTCTCATAAAGCCTATGTATTAATTAACTCTTCAAATAGCTCTCAAGAAGTTGCTGTTACATTCAATAATTGGAACTCAACATCATCTAATGTCAGCAAACATATTATTTCTGACTCTGGTTATAGTCAAGAATTAACTGCTTGGGATACGGTCAATAATAATACTATAGTGCTACCTGCAAACTCTGTTATTCTCTTTGAAGATGACAGTATTGATGTGGATTTACCCCCAACTTCCAATTCCGGTCCCACACTTCCAAACGATACCCAAGGCAATACTGACAATACTAATGGAGGTTTACCACCAACTTCCAATCCCGACCCTACACCGCCAAACGATACCCAAGGTAACACTGACAATACTAATGGAGGTTTGCCCCCAACTTCCAATCCCGACCCTACACCGCCAAACGATACCCAAGGTAACACTGACAATACTAATGGAGGTTTGCCCCCAACTTCCAATCCCGACCCTACACCGCCAAACGATACCCAAGGCAATACTGACAATACTAATGGAGGTTTACCACCAACTTCCAATCCCGACCCTACACCGCCAAACGATACCCAAGGTAACACTGACAATACTAATGGAGGTTTGCCCCCAACTTCCAATCCCGACCCTACACCGCCAAACGATACCCAAGGCAATACTGACAATACTAATGGAGGTTTACCACCGACTTCCAATCCCGGTCCCACACTTCCAAACGATACCCAAGGCAATACTGACAATACTAATGGAGGTTTGCCCCCAACTTCCAATCCCGATCCCACGCTTCCGAGCGATAGCCAAGGTAACACTGACAATACTAATGGAGGTTTACCACCGACTTCCAATCCCGATCCCACGCTTCCGAGCGATAGCCAAGGTAACACTGACAATACTAATGGAGGTTTACCACCGACATCCGAACCCGACCCCACGCTTCCGAGCGATAGCCAAGGCAATACTGACAATACTAATGGAGGTTTACCACCGACTTCCGAACCCGACCCCACACTTCCGAGCGATAGCCAAGGCAATACTGACAATACTAATGGAGGTTTGCCCCCAACTTCCAATCCCGACCCCACACTTCCGAGCGATACCCAAGGCAATACTGACAATACTAATGGAGGTTTACCACCAACTTCCAATCCCGACCCTACACTTCCAAGCGATACCCAAGGCAATACTGACAATACTAATGGAGGTTTACCACCAACTTCCAATCCCGACCCCACAATTCCAAATAACTCACCAGGAAATGGTGATACGTTAAATCATGTTTCACCGGATATTTCCCCTCAGATAAACTCTGGTAGTCCTATATCTAGCCCTGAAAATATAAGTACTGGGGGCAGTTATACTTCAACAACTTTCCAACAGTCTTCTTCAGGCAATCTCAGTGATTACAACCAGCCTACTCGCTTTGATAATATTGAGTTTTCATCAAACACTAAAGACTCCAGCACTAATATTGCTTCTGTATTATTAAACGGTGGCAAGAACATCACTCAGAGTATTAAGTCAGCGCTCGATACCCCGCGTAACACTTCAGGAAGCCATGTCACTGATAAAACCACAATCGTCGATCCAGAGATTATAAATGTGTTAAATCCTTCAAAAGACTCTCAAGCGCCATTGCTTGACCTGCGTCAGATTGACCTTAATAAAGATGGTCAGATTGATAACAAAGTCTTTGTCAATTTCTATGACGTTAAGAGTCATGCAGCTTACAATAATAGTGTAGGATTCTACAAAATTGCTAATATAGATGGAGCAGTTTTTGACTCTTTAACAGGCAAATTAATTCCTCCAGGCGAAAAAGGTTACGTTCAAGTAGCGCTTCAACAACGGGTGGAGGTAGAGCTAAATCGAAATACAGGTCAACTCATCTCTCAACTCGAGGGTGGAGCTTTATATGCTCCTTACCTAATTGCAAATGGTACGGCGCAAGAGTACCTCAACAGCATATCTAGCAATAAAACGAGCAATTCCTCTCTCCAAGCATTCTTTAGCTACGGAACGGGAAACCCCGATAAGATCGAGCACGTCAAGTCACTTGGCAAGAATCAATTGGCATTTGAGGATACCCTCGGTGGGGGAGATAAAGACTTTAATGATTTGATGTTCAAAGTGAAAGTTCAAAGCAGCCAATGA